In Electrophorus electricus isolate fEleEle1 chromosome 12, fEleEle1.pri, whole genome shotgun sequence, a single window of DNA contains:
- the sh3gl3b gene encoding endophilin-A3b isoform X3, giving the protein MSVAGLKKQLHKARQLFNEKISGVEGTKLNEDFIKMEKKTQITHKLILDLITKTTEYLHPNPAYRAKVSVLSTMSRIRGQVKKAGYPQTEGMLGDCMLRYGTELGVESAFGCALVDMGQALWEMAKVRDCLDVCVKQSFIDPLQILHDKELKEIAHHLRKLEGRRLDFDYKKRHKGKITDFEIKQALEKFEESKELAERSMFNLLENDVDQVQQLLGLTEAVLDYHQQSCHILDNLQSSLQNRLIEASNRPRREFRSKSVASSLCYTDIYGFSTFSSVQSSDVTPGVHSTNQTTIMPQASNHSTYKNSPLDQPCCRALYCFKAENQGELGFKMGDIITLTSKIDENWYEGILRGESGLLPISYVDVLVPLPQ; this is encoded by the exons TTGTTCAATGAAAAGATCAGTGGAGTTGAAGGAACAAAGTTGAATGAAGATTTCATCAAAATGGAAAAG AAGACTCAGATCACTCACAAATTGATTCTGGACCTCATTACAAAAACCACAGAGTACCTTCACCCCAACCCAG CATATAGAGCAAAAGTTAGCGTGCTCAGTACAATGTCCAGGATCCGGGGGCAGGTGAAGAAGGCTGGATACCCGCAGACAGAGGGCATGCTGGGAGACTGTATGTTACGCTACGGAACTGAGCTAGGGGTGGAATCAGCATTTG GCTGTGCGCTGGTGGACATGGGACAGGCCCTATGGGAGATGGCCAAAGTAAGAGACTGTCTGGATGTCTGTGTGAAACAAAGCTTTATCGATCCTCTTCAGATACTGCATGACAAAGAGCTGAAGGAAATTGCA CACCATCTGAGAAAACTTGAAGGCCGTCGTTTAGATTTTGACTACAAGAAAAGGCATAAGGGGAAGATTACAgactttgaaataaaacaagcatTGGAGAAGTTTGAGGAGTCCAAAGAGCTTGCAGAGAGAAGCATGTTCAACCTCCTAGAAAATGAT GTGGATCAGGTGCAACAACTGTTAGGCCTTACTGAAGCAGTACTGGACTACCATCAACAGTCATGCCACATTCTGGACAACCTCCAAAGCAGCCTGCAAAACAG GTTGATTGAGGCCAGCAATAGACCCAGGAGGGAGTTCAGATCTAAATCTGTCGCAAGTTCATTGTGCTACACAGATATTTATGGATTTTCCACTTTCTCATCAGTACAGTCTTCAG ATGTCACTCCGGGGGTCCACAGCACCAACCAAACTACCATCATGCCCCAAGCTTCAAACCATTCAACttacaaaa ACTCTCCACTGGACCAACCTTGCTGTCGGGCCCTTTACTGCTTTAAGGCTGAAAATCAAGGAGAGTTAGGCTTCAAGATGGGTGACATCATTACTCTCACCAGTAAGATTGATGAAAACTGGTATGAAGGCATTCTCAGAGGGGAGTCTGGCCTTCTCCCCATCAGTTATGTTGATGTTCTTGTACCTCTGCCACAGTGA
- the si:ch211-59o9.10 gene encoding E3 ubiquitin-protein ligase RNF12 gives MDSTLEDSRPSSGPFRSLDEQETEESLNNACLLNDSDLPFDDGGASHDVSSMLVPETPSPFAFRRKRSSQKADDHKVSTHCGPDSKRSEPGVKIPGYLHTTPVSQRTVKRRRLQDACRETPQHMNRAAERVGFVPASSLLPSDLTWLESPRPPPSTSTSCSEPSTSARAPRHTALVATAARNGLSEMSPRGCASLQKALGIRSKEQKSKRTSTRTCARSSGCASAAHLLGAEEERCLQDAETERRNISVNPPACQIQEEIIIVEDEDDAVVVEAMVRSIQMDEDEAFARRLQEQFDREEQLQQEQRLAVTASNRQSQNHPFDSYVGLGWISPWTSMVNSASFSHRATEFAELQQAIFQGQSSRRMRLPQAGRPRGTRHRHTPHLPLELFDDSQGNNYEALLAFEENQGAVVAKNTLSKGEIERLPTKAYDPANNAGKTDCQICFCSYKEREKLRILPCLHDYHVKCIDRWLKENATCPICRSDVSECT, from the exons ATGGATAGCACACTGGAAGACTCCAGGCCTAGCAGCGGTCCTTTCCGAAGTTTGGATGAACAGGAAACGGAGGAATCTCTGAATAATGCTTGCCTGCTGAATGATAGCGATCTTCCCTTTGATGATGGAGGAGCCTCTCATGACGTTTCTTCTATGCTTGTTCCTGAAACTCCAAG CCCCTTTGCTTTTAGAAGAAAACGGAGTTCTCAAAAAGCTGATGATCACAAAGTG AGCACACATTGTGGTCCAGACAGCAAAAGATCAGAGCCAGGGGTCAAGATTCCAGGATACCTTCACACAACTCCAGTCTCTCAGAGGACAGTGAAGCGACGGAGGCTGCAGGACGCTTGCAGGGAAACTCCTCAGCATAtgaacagagcagcagaaagAGTTGGATTTGTGCCTGCCTCGTCTCTCCTACCTTCTGACTTAACGTGGTTGGAGTCTCCACGTCCACCACCCTCCACCTCTACCTCCTGTTCTGAGCCCTCAACTTCTGCTAGAGCTCCTCGACACACAGCGCTAGTAGCCACCGCTGCTCGAAATGGCTTGAGCGAGATGTCTCCACGTGGTTGTGCCTCATTGCAAAAAGCACTTGGCATTAGGAGTAAGGAACAGAAATCTAAAAGAACATCTACTAGAACTTGTGCTAGGTCTTCTGGATGTGCATCAGCAGCACATTTGCTTGGAGCAGAGGAAGAAAGGTGCTTGCAAGATGCAG agacagaaagaagaaaCATATCTGTAAATCCTCCTGCCTGTCAAATACAGGAGGAGATAATCATAgttgaggatgaggatgatgcCGTGGTAGTTGAAGCCATGGTTCGCTCCATTCAAATGGATGAAGATGAGGCATTTGCCAGAAGGCTTCAG GAGCAGTTTGACAGAgaggagcagctgcagcaggagcagaGATTGGCGGTTACAGCGTCCAACAGACAGTCCCAAAACCACCCG TTTGATTCCTATGTGGGTTTGGGCTGGATCTCACCCTGGACCTCCATGGTGAACTCTGCATCATTCTCCCACAGAGCCACTGAATTTGCAGAGCTGCAGCAGGCCATATTTCAGGGCCAATCCA GCAGGCGTATGCGACTCCCCCAGGCAGGCCGCCCTCGCGGTACGcgccacagacacactccccATTTGCCTTTGGAACTGTTTGATGACAGCCAGGGGAATAACTATGAG GCACTTCTAGCATTTGAAGAGAACCAGGGAGCTGTGGTGGCCAAGAACACTCTTAGTAAAGGGGAGATTGAGAGACTCCCTACAAAAGCTTATGACCCTGCGAACAATGCGGGGAAGACTGA CTGTCAAATATGTTTCTGTAGCTACAAAGAAAGGGAGAAGTTAAGAATACTTCCATGTCTCCATGACTACCATGTTAAATGCATTGACCGTTGGTTAAAA GAGAATGCCACCTGTCCTATCTGTAGGTCAGATGTGTCAGAGTGCACTTGA
- the sycp3 gene encoding synaptonemal complex protein 3: MASTGRKQSKKTKQTEDSTDLRAFDFNIREEKKGLCGSDEETGEETSAVDKLAKKRSASSFEEDDLSAGVGSEVQTMLERFGADISKAMQAKKKRLETFTKSSLKGSSLKLEQLWKTQHNQRQKLTHEYSQQVFSVLQQWESDVQKSEEQEEKLNNLFRQQQKLFQQARVVQSQKLKTIKELYEQFIKKMEEMEKSHEAFLQGAQMELKKEMALLQKKIMMDTQQQEMATVRKSLQSMLFEV, translated from the exons ATGGCATCAACGGGAAGAAAACAGAGCAAGAAGACCAAGCAGACAGAAGATTCCACAGATCTGCGTGCTTTTGACTTTAATATACgggaggaaaagaaaggacTTTGCGGTTCTGATGAGGAAACTGGAGAAG AAACTTCTGCTGTTGACAAGTTAGCAAAGAAAAGATCTGCAAGTTCATTTGAGGAAGATGACCTGAGTGCAGGTGTGGG CAGTGAAGTTCAGACAATGTTGGAAAGGTTTGGAG CTGACATCAGCAAAGCAATGCAAGCCAAGAAGAAACGCTTAGAAACTTTCACCAAAAGCTCTCTGAAAGGTAGCAGCCTGAAATTAGAGCAGCTGTGGAAAACACAGCATAACCAGAG GCAGAAGCTGACACACGAGTACTCCCAGCAGGTGTTCTCAGTGCTGCAGCAATGGGAGAGTGATGTTCAGAAGTCTGAGGAGCAAGAGGAGAAACTGAAT AACTTGTTTAGACAGCAGCAAAAGCTCTTTCAACAAGCTCGAGTTGTGCAAAGCCAAAAACTGAAAACCATTAAGGAGCTGTATGAGCAGTTTATCAAG AAGATGGAAGAAATGGAGAAGAGCCATGAGGCTTTCCTACAGGGAGCACAGATGGAGCTGAAAAAGGAGATGGCCCTGCTGCAGAAAAAGATAATGATGGACACA CAACAACAGGAGATGGCCACTGTACGGAAGTCCCTCCAGTCCATGCTCTTTGAAGTGTAG
- the sh3gl3b gene encoding endophilin-A3b isoform X1 — MSVAGLKKQLHKARQLFNEKISGVEGTKLNEDFIKMEKKTQITHKLILDLITKTTEYLHPNPAYRAKVSVLSTMSRIRGQVKKAGYPQTEGMLGDCMLRYGTELGVESAFGCALVDMGQALWEMAKVRDCLDVCVKQSFIDPLQILHDKELKEIAHHLRKLEGRRLDFDYKKRHKGKITDFEIKQALEKFEESKELAERSMFNLLENDVDQVQQLLGLTEAVLDYHQQSCHILDNLQSSLQNRLIEASNRPRREFRSKSVASSLCYTDIYGFSTFSSVQSSDTEITEALSERHVTPGVHSTNQTTIMPQASNHSTYKNSPLDQPCCRALYCFKAENQGELGFKMGDIITLTSKIDENWYEGILRGESGLLPISYVDVLVPLPQ, encoded by the exons TTGTTCAATGAAAAGATCAGTGGAGTTGAAGGAACAAAGTTGAATGAAGATTTCATCAAAATGGAAAAG AAGACTCAGATCACTCACAAATTGATTCTGGACCTCATTACAAAAACCACAGAGTACCTTCACCCCAACCCAG CATATAGAGCAAAAGTTAGCGTGCTCAGTACAATGTCCAGGATCCGGGGGCAGGTGAAGAAGGCTGGATACCCGCAGACAGAGGGCATGCTGGGAGACTGTATGTTACGCTACGGAACTGAGCTAGGGGTGGAATCAGCATTTG GCTGTGCGCTGGTGGACATGGGACAGGCCCTATGGGAGATGGCCAAAGTAAGAGACTGTCTGGATGTCTGTGTGAAACAAAGCTTTATCGATCCTCTTCAGATACTGCATGACAAAGAGCTGAAGGAAATTGCA CACCATCTGAGAAAACTTGAAGGCCGTCGTTTAGATTTTGACTACAAGAAAAGGCATAAGGGGAAGATTACAgactttgaaataaaacaagcatTGGAGAAGTTTGAGGAGTCCAAAGAGCTTGCAGAGAGAAGCATGTTCAACCTCCTAGAAAATGAT GTGGATCAGGTGCAACAACTGTTAGGCCTTACTGAAGCAGTACTGGACTACCATCAACAGTCATGCCACATTCTGGACAACCTCCAAAGCAGCCTGCAAAACAG GTTGATTGAGGCCAGCAATAGACCCAGGAGGGAGTTCAGATCTAAATCTGTCGCAAGTTCATTGTGCTACACAGATATTTATGGATTTTCCACTTTCTCATCAGTACAGTCTTCAG ACACTGAAATAACTGAAGCTTTGAGTGAAAGAC ATGTCACTCCGGGGGTCCACAGCACCAACCAAACTACCATCATGCCCCAAGCTTCAAACCATTCAACttacaaaa ACTCTCCACTGGACCAACCTTGCTGTCGGGCCCTTTACTGCTTTAAGGCTGAAAATCAAGGAGAGTTAGGCTTCAAGATGGGTGACATCATTACTCTCACCAGTAAGATTGATGAAAACTGGTATGAAGGCATTCTCAGAGGGGAGTCTGGCCTTCTCCCCATCAGTTATGTTGATGTTCTTGTACCTCTGCCACAGTGA
- the nedd1 gene encoding protein NEDD1 isoform X2, whose amino-acid sequence MEEVTRLVSAGDCLKIWDSTTMTVVEQLNPHSAVHPLTQVCWSSSNQYIVSASSTGDKLVVTSLKSSPVPVMELAEGKKQTRVALNSTSQFLVSGGLDSTVNIWDLKTKRLHRSLKDHKEEVTCVSFNGGDSYIASGSTSGDIILHNITTNLSSKPFGHGPNEPVHDLKYSLIKRSLLGSVSDSGSVVLWDTNTQKEQHTFEGAHKAPASGLAFSPANDLLFITVGLDKKIVCYDTSSKIIFRSKQVESPLTAVDFTPDGAGLVVGSTQGRIYLYDLRNLSAPIRTTIAHKTSVTCIRFQHSNTRLKTSKTVSSKTSSLQSSKRTSVKLGPNPLSGPPTHSSTVAPGLPAPEHQPLERADGQAQNPVSGGAAEVSSREAEGQHSVDKFSTVGRNSLSLDIFSPVTEGFKMHAFSGDTPTSRNGGSTDVFFREAEGQHSSDRYRVGRNSLDIFSPVRDDYKGQRLSDASVGKKDLDFLPQYHGSAQRKNPLGTPGSRCYSPLSAVHTPPAIKEEEPVTTSPTHSDRQSSTMVKNSGPRQDIMTTPPTSQSTRIQSVPPFNTPEPSQRQEVPTQLTYDSPVNGSQPTAAPAAAGASAAGSSGAPLTSVQMNFVRNMIHEALEDFRDTCHRDIINLQVEMVRQFYIQLNEIHGLIERYSVNDSLVEEIEKLKEENKRLRSNY is encoded by the exons ATGGAGGAGGTCACTAGGCTAGTGTCAGCAGGCGATTGCCTGAAGATCTGGGATTCGACCACCATGACAGTGGTGGAACAGTTGAACCCGCACAGTGCCGTTCACCCCCTGACACAAGTGTgctggagtagtagta ATCAGTACATTGTCAGTGCCAGCAGTACAGGTGACAAGTTGGTTGTGACAAGCCTGAAGTCCTCACCAGTGCCAGTGATGGAGCTTGCAGAAGGG AAGAAACAAACGCGGGTTGCACTGAACTCAACATCTCAGTTCCTGGTCAGTGGAGGTCTGGATAGCACAGTAAATATCTGGGACCTGAAAACAAAAAGATTACATCGTAGCCTCAAG GACCATAAGGAAGAAGTGACATGTGTATCCTTCAATGGTGGTGACAGCTATATAGCATCTGGTTCCACCAGTGGAGATATCATCCTTCATAACATTACTACCAATCTGTCCAGCAAACCCTTCGGCCATGGGCCAAATGAG CCTGTCCATGACCTGAAGTATTCGCTGATAAAGCGCTCTCTGTTGGGGAGTGTATCAGATAGTGGTTCTGTGGTGCTGTGGGATACCAACACACAGAAGGAGCAGCACACGTTTGAGGGAGCGCATAAAGCTCCTGCCTCAGGCCTGGCCTTCTCCCCAGCCAACGACCTGCTCTTCATCACAGTGGGATTGGATAAGAAGATTGTCTGTTATGATACTTCCAGCAAAAT TATTTTCAGGAGTAAGCAGGTTGAGTCCCCCCTCACAGCAGTGGACTTTACTCCAGATGGAGCAGGGCTAGTAGTGGGCTCCACCCAGGGCAGGATCTACCTGTATGACCTGCGTAATCTGAGTGCTCCTATTAGAACCACCATAGCTCACAAAACGTCAGTCACCTGCATCCGCTTTCAGCACTCCAACACCAGGCTAAAG ACAAGTAAAACAGTGTCCAGCAAGACATCCTCGCTGCAGTCCAGCAAGAGAACCTCTGTGAAGCTTGGACCAAATCCTCTGAGTGGCCCTCCAACCCACAGCTCTACAGTGGCCCCTGGCCTGCCTGCCCCTGAACACCAGCCACTGGAGCGAGCAGATGGGCAGGCCCAGAACCCAG TCAGTGGTGGGGCGGCAGAGGTGTCTTCCAGGGAGGCTGAGGGCCAGCACAGCGTGGACAAGTTCAGCACTGTGGGCCGAAACAGCCTCAGCCTGGACATCTTTTCTCCTGTCACTGAGG GTTTCAAAATGCATGCTTTCAGTGGTGATACTCCAACTTCCAGAAATG GTGGTAGTACCGATGTGTTCTTCAGAGAAGCTGAGGGTCAGCACAGTTCAGACAGATACAGGGTAGGCCGGAACAGCCTGGACATTTTCTCTCCTGTCCGAGATG ATTACAAAGGTCAAAGACTCAGTGATGCCTCAGTTGGAAAGAAAG ATTTAGACTTCCTACCTCAGTACCATGGCTCAGCCCAGCGTAAGAACCCCCTGGGCACGCCTGGCAGCCGCTGCTACAGTCCACTGTCTGCTGTCCACACTCCCCCTGCAATCAAAGAAGAGGAGCCAGTAACCACATCACCTACACATTCAGACAGGCAGAGCAGCACAATG GTGAAGAACAGTGGTCCCAGGCAGGACATCATGACCACACCCCCTACTTCTCAGAGTACACGCATCCAATCAGTGCCTCCCTTCAACACCCCTGAGCCTAGTCAGCGGCAAGAAGTGCCAACCCAGCTCACTTATGATTCACCAGTGAATGGCAGCCAGCCCACAGCAGCACCAG CAGCAGCTGGTGCTTCTGCTGCTGGAAGTAGTGGAGCTCCACTCACTTCTGTCCAGATGAATTTTGTACGCAACATGATCCATGAAGCACTAGAGGACTTCAG GGACACCTGCCATAGAGACATTATCAATCTCCAAGTAGAAATGGTGAGACAATTCTACATTCAACTG AATGAGATCCATGGGCTCATTGAGAGGTACTCTGTCAATGACTCTCTTGTAGAGGAGATTGAGAAGCTGAAGGAGGAAAACAAACGACTCAGATCCAACTACTAA
- the nedd1 gene encoding protein NEDD1 isoform X1 translates to MPKVLRKVRKSLTNDILLTKHISLSPGVVLSLKTSVAMEEVTRLVSAGDCLKIWDSTTMTVVEQLNPHSAVHPLTQVCWSSSNQYIVSASSTGDKLVVTSLKSSPVPVMELAEGKKQTRVALNSTSQFLVSGGLDSTVNIWDLKTKRLHRSLKDHKEEVTCVSFNGGDSYIASGSTSGDIILHNITTNLSSKPFGHGPNEPVHDLKYSLIKRSLLGSVSDSGSVVLWDTNTQKEQHTFEGAHKAPASGLAFSPANDLLFITVGLDKKIVCYDTSSKIIFRSKQVESPLTAVDFTPDGAGLVVGSTQGRIYLYDLRNLSAPIRTTIAHKTSVTCIRFQHSNTRLKTSKTVSSKTSSLQSSKRTSVKLGPNPLSGPPTHSSTVAPGLPAPEHQPLERADGQAQNPVSGGAAEVSSREAEGQHSVDKFSTVGRNSLSLDIFSPVTEGFKMHAFSGDTPTSRNGGSTDVFFREAEGQHSSDRYRVGRNSLDIFSPVRDDYKGQRLSDASVGKKDLDFLPQYHGSAQRKNPLGTPGSRCYSPLSAVHTPPAIKEEEPVTTSPTHSDRQSSTMVKNSGPRQDIMTTPPTSQSTRIQSVPPFNTPEPSQRQEVPTQLTYDSPVNGSQPTAAPAAAGASAAGSSGAPLTSVQMNFVRNMIHEALEDFRDTCHRDIINLQVEMVRQFYIQLNEIHGLIERYSVNDSLVEEIEKLKEENKRLRSNY, encoded by the exons ATGCCAAAAGTGCTGCGAAAAGTGAGAAAATCATTAACCAATGATATCCTGTTAACTAAACATATATCGCTCTCACCAGGAGTGGTTTTATCTCTAAAGACAAG CGTTGCTATGGAGGAGGTCACTAGGCTAGTGTCAGCAGGCGATTGCCTGAAGATCTGGGATTCGACCACCATGACAGTGGTGGAACAGTTGAACCCGCACAGTGCCGTTCACCCCCTGACACAAGTGTgctggagtagtagta ATCAGTACATTGTCAGTGCCAGCAGTACAGGTGACAAGTTGGTTGTGACAAGCCTGAAGTCCTCACCAGTGCCAGTGATGGAGCTTGCAGAAGGG AAGAAACAAACGCGGGTTGCACTGAACTCAACATCTCAGTTCCTGGTCAGTGGAGGTCTGGATAGCACAGTAAATATCTGGGACCTGAAAACAAAAAGATTACATCGTAGCCTCAAG GACCATAAGGAAGAAGTGACATGTGTATCCTTCAATGGTGGTGACAGCTATATAGCATCTGGTTCCACCAGTGGAGATATCATCCTTCATAACATTACTACCAATCTGTCCAGCAAACCCTTCGGCCATGGGCCAAATGAG CCTGTCCATGACCTGAAGTATTCGCTGATAAAGCGCTCTCTGTTGGGGAGTGTATCAGATAGTGGTTCTGTGGTGCTGTGGGATACCAACACACAGAAGGAGCAGCACACGTTTGAGGGAGCGCATAAAGCTCCTGCCTCAGGCCTGGCCTTCTCCCCAGCCAACGACCTGCTCTTCATCACAGTGGGATTGGATAAGAAGATTGTCTGTTATGATACTTCCAGCAAAAT TATTTTCAGGAGTAAGCAGGTTGAGTCCCCCCTCACAGCAGTGGACTTTACTCCAGATGGAGCAGGGCTAGTAGTGGGCTCCACCCAGGGCAGGATCTACCTGTATGACCTGCGTAATCTGAGTGCTCCTATTAGAACCACCATAGCTCACAAAACGTCAGTCACCTGCATCCGCTTTCAGCACTCCAACACCAGGCTAAAG ACAAGTAAAACAGTGTCCAGCAAGACATCCTCGCTGCAGTCCAGCAAGAGAACCTCTGTGAAGCTTGGACCAAATCCTCTGAGTGGCCCTCCAACCCACAGCTCTACAGTGGCCCCTGGCCTGCCTGCCCCTGAACACCAGCCACTGGAGCGAGCAGATGGGCAGGCCCAGAACCCAG TCAGTGGTGGGGCGGCAGAGGTGTCTTCCAGGGAGGCTGAGGGCCAGCACAGCGTGGACAAGTTCAGCACTGTGGGCCGAAACAGCCTCAGCCTGGACATCTTTTCTCCTGTCACTGAGG GTTTCAAAATGCATGCTTTCAGTGGTGATACTCCAACTTCCAGAAATG GTGGTAGTACCGATGTGTTCTTCAGAGAAGCTGAGGGTCAGCACAGTTCAGACAGATACAGGGTAGGCCGGAACAGCCTGGACATTTTCTCTCCTGTCCGAGATG ATTACAAAGGTCAAAGACTCAGTGATGCCTCAGTTGGAAAGAAAG ATTTAGACTTCCTACCTCAGTACCATGGCTCAGCCCAGCGTAAGAACCCCCTGGGCACGCCTGGCAGCCGCTGCTACAGTCCACTGTCTGCTGTCCACACTCCCCCTGCAATCAAAGAAGAGGAGCCAGTAACCACATCACCTACACATTCAGACAGGCAGAGCAGCACAATG GTGAAGAACAGTGGTCCCAGGCAGGACATCATGACCACACCCCCTACTTCTCAGAGTACACGCATCCAATCAGTGCCTCCCTTCAACACCCCTGAGCCTAGTCAGCGGCAAGAAGTGCCAACCCAGCTCACTTATGATTCACCAGTGAATGGCAGCCAGCCCACAGCAGCACCAG CAGCAGCTGGTGCTTCTGCTGCTGGAAGTAGTGGAGCTCCACTCACTTCTGTCCAGATGAATTTTGTACGCAACATGATCCATGAAGCACTAGAGGACTTCAG GGACACCTGCCATAGAGACATTATCAATCTCCAAGTAGAAATGGTGAGACAATTCTACATTCAACTG AATGAGATCCATGGGCTCATTGAGAGGTACTCTGTCAATGACTCTCTTGTAGAGGAGATTGAGAAGCTGAAGGAGGAAAACAAACGACTCAGATCCAACTACTAA
- the sh3gl3b gene encoding endophilin-A3b isoform X2, producing MSVAGLKKQLHKARQLFNEKISGVEGTKLNEDFIKMEKTQITHKLILDLITKTTEYLHPNPAYRAKVSVLSTMSRIRGQVKKAGYPQTEGMLGDCMLRYGTELGVESAFGCALVDMGQALWEMAKVRDCLDVCVKQSFIDPLQILHDKELKEIAHHLRKLEGRRLDFDYKKRHKGKITDFEIKQALEKFEESKELAERSMFNLLENDVDQVQQLLGLTEAVLDYHQQSCHILDNLQSSLQNRLIEASNRPRREFRSKSVASSLCYTDIYGFSTFSSVQSSDTEITEALSERHVTPGVHSTNQTTIMPQASNHSTYKNSPLDQPCCRALYCFKAENQGELGFKMGDIITLTSKIDENWYEGILRGESGLLPISYVDVLVPLPQ from the exons TTGTTCAATGAAAAGATCAGTGGAGTTGAAGGAACAAAGTTGAATGAAGATTTCATCAAAATGGAAAAG ACTCAGATCACTCACAAATTGATTCTGGACCTCATTACAAAAACCACAGAGTACCTTCACCCCAACCCAG CATATAGAGCAAAAGTTAGCGTGCTCAGTACAATGTCCAGGATCCGGGGGCAGGTGAAGAAGGCTGGATACCCGCAGACAGAGGGCATGCTGGGAGACTGTATGTTACGCTACGGAACTGAGCTAGGGGTGGAATCAGCATTTG GCTGTGCGCTGGTGGACATGGGACAGGCCCTATGGGAGATGGCCAAAGTAAGAGACTGTCTGGATGTCTGTGTGAAACAAAGCTTTATCGATCCTCTTCAGATACTGCATGACAAAGAGCTGAAGGAAATTGCA CACCATCTGAGAAAACTTGAAGGCCGTCGTTTAGATTTTGACTACAAGAAAAGGCATAAGGGGAAGATTACAgactttgaaataaaacaagcatTGGAGAAGTTTGAGGAGTCCAAAGAGCTTGCAGAGAGAAGCATGTTCAACCTCCTAGAAAATGAT GTGGATCAGGTGCAACAACTGTTAGGCCTTACTGAAGCAGTACTGGACTACCATCAACAGTCATGCCACATTCTGGACAACCTCCAAAGCAGCCTGCAAAACAG GTTGATTGAGGCCAGCAATAGACCCAGGAGGGAGTTCAGATCTAAATCTGTCGCAAGTTCATTGTGCTACACAGATATTTATGGATTTTCCACTTTCTCATCAGTACAGTCTTCAG ACACTGAAATAACTGAAGCTTTGAGTGAAAGAC ATGTCACTCCGGGGGTCCACAGCACCAACCAAACTACCATCATGCCCCAAGCTTCAAACCATTCAACttacaaaa ACTCTCCACTGGACCAACCTTGCTGTCGGGCCCTTTACTGCTTTAAGGCTGAAAATCAAGGAGAGTTAGGCTTCAAGATGGGTGACATCATTACTCTCACCAGTAAGATTGATGAAAACTGGTATGAAGGCATTCTCAGAGGGGAGTCTGGCCTTCTCCCCATCAGTTATGTTGATGTTCTTGTACCTCTGCCACAGTGA